A section of the Mycobacterium sp. 3519A genome encodes:
- a CDS encoding RDD family protein → MTEDPPLASLPLQAAAFTPWFTRVVAFVIDWAPIGLVWSVPFLVMLAAGDTQCISSVYFGAGDPNCSSGAHQFWTGFLGFALLLVVAYPLWNNGYRQGTTGQSVGKSLMRFQVVSEKDWQPIGFWRSVLRQLAHNIDVAVCYLGYLLPLVDKKRQTIADKIMGTVCVPVVPALTGTR, encoded by the coding sequence ATGACCGAAGACCCGCCGCTCGCGTCGCTGCCCTTGCAGGCAGCAGCCTTCACGCCCTGGTTCACCCGGGTGGTGGCCTTCGTCATCGACTGGGCGCCGATCGGTCTGGTCTGGTCGGTGCCCTTCCTGGTGATGCTCGCCGCCGGCGACACGCAGTGCATCAGCAGTGTCTACTTCGGTGCCGGGGACCCAAACTGTTCGTCAGGCGCGCACCAGTTCTGGACCGGCTTTCTCGGTTTCGCACTGCTGCTCGTCGTCGCCTATCCGCTGTGGAACAACGGCTACCGGCAGGGCACGACGGGTCAGAGCGTCGGCAAGTCGCTGATGAGATTCCAGGTTGTCAGCGAAAAGGATTGGCAGCCAATCGGTTTCTGGCGATCAGTGTTACGGCAGCTCGCCCACAACATCGACGTAGCGGTCTGCTACCTCGGCTACCTGCTGCCGCTGGTGGACAAGAAGCGGCAGACCATCGCCGACAAGATCATGGGCACCGTCTGCGTTCCGGTGGTCCCGGCGCTCACCGGAACGCGCTGA
- a CDS encoding acyl-CoA dehydrogenase family protein, with protein sequence MATRVEDLLDLDSLLTPEDIELRQTVRRFGEQRLRPHVADWFEAGSVPVRELASDLGKLGVLGMHLTGYGCGGSTATAYGLVCQELEAVDSGLRSLVSVQGSLAMFAIHRWGSEEQRTQWLPAMATGDVIGCFGLTEPDFGSNPAGMRTTARRDGSDWILNGSKMWITNGSMADVAVVWARSKEGIIGFLVPADTPGFSTREMTHKLSLRASITSELHFDDVRLPADAQLPEASGLKGPLSCLSEARFGIVFGSVGAARDCLQTTLDYVGTREVFDKPLAGYQLTQAKIADMAVELGKAQLLALHLGRLKDDGRIRPEQVSFGKLNNVREAIKIARECRTLLGANGITLEYPVIRHANNLESVLTYEGTSEVHQLVIGEALTGVSAFR encoded by the coding sequence ATGGCTACCCGCGTTGAAGACCTGCTCGACCTCGACTCGCTGCTGACACCCGAGGACATCGAGTTGCGGCAGACCGTGCGCAGGTTCGGCGAGCAGCGGTTACGTCCGCATGTCGCGGACTGGTTCGAGGCGGGTTCCGTCCCCGTTCGCGAGCTGGCCTCCGACCTCGGCAAGCTGGGCGTGCTGGGAATGCACCTGACCGGATACGGCTGCGGCGGGTCGACGGCGACGGCCTACGGGCTGGTGTGCCAGGAACTGGAGGCGGTCGATTCGGGGCTGCGCAGCCTGGTGTCGGTGCAGGGCTCGCTGGCGATGTTCGCCATCCACCGCTGGGGCAGTGAGGAACAGCGCACCCAGTGGCTGCCCGCGATGGCCACCGGCGACGTCATCGGCTGTTTCGGGTTGACCGAACCGGATTTCGGCTCCAACCCCGCGGGCATGCGCACCACCGCCCGTCGCGACGGATCGGACTGGATCCTCAACGGCTCGAAGATGTGGATCACCAACGGATCGATGGCCGACGTCGCGGTCGTGTGGGCCAGGTCGAAAGAGGGCATCATCGGATTCCTCGTGCCCGCAGACACGCCCGGCTTCTCGACGCGGGAGATGACACACAAGCTGTCCCTGCGCGCCTCGATCACCTCAGAACTGCATTTCGACGACGTCCGACTGCCCGCCGACGCCCAGTTGCCGGAGGCGTCGGGTCTGAAAGGTCCGCTGAGCTGTCTGTCGGAGGCTCGGTTCGGCATCGTGTTCGGCAGCGTTGGCGCTGCGCGTGACTGCCTGCAGACGACGCTGGACTACGTCGGCACCCGCGAGGTGTTCGACAAGCCCCTCGCGGGATACCAACTGACGCAAGCCAAGATCGCCGACATGGCGGTGGAACTCGGCAAGGCGCAGTTGCTGGCGCTGCATCTCGGCAGGCTCAAAGACGACGGCAGGATCCGCCCCGAACAGGTCAGCTTCGGCAAGCTCAACAATGTCCGTGAGGCGATCAAGATCGCGCGAGAGTGTCGAACCCTATTGGGCGCCAACGGAATCACGCTGGAATACCCGGTCATCCGGCACGCCAACAACCTGGAGTCCGTGCTGACCTATGAGGGCACGTCGGAGGTGCATCAGTTGGTCATCGGCGAGGCGCTGACCGGTGTCAGCGCGTTCCGGTGA
- a CDS encoding FAD-dependent oxidoreductase has translation MTVPVERCDVCVVGAGIAGLNALFVASQYLSSDQRVILVDRRARVGGMWVDTYPYVRLHQPHPMFTAGNIGWTLGAKPAHLATKAEVLDHFARCVDVIKQRARVDEFFGWTVESHDEADGVVRVACKAADGRPAVIEAKRLIKAHGFDISPNKPLELSSERVISVSPDYCDMRCDEMRASDAPVWIIGGGKTAMDTAHALITEYPGREVNLVAGSGTYFMSRDRLLPTGVRRYWAGTSFGKLGLEMARHFDGTNEMAVKQWFRDTYGTWLTPETGNFLAGLLSESENRTIAAGLNDVIMDHLVDAVDRNGDTDLVLRSGATKTIQPGSWIVNCTGYLNYDDTKVYEPYVSSSGAVLSIQPRSVTLQLTSLMGYFMTHLLMLDKITDIPLYELDAMDLRRKSNAAFGFTLFTLAMYNMGLIAGGIPRKALTDCGVDPSHWYPLPRRLIDVAQFMLAGRRERERQQRTLDTVRERFGVRCGPLPIT, from the coding sequence GTGACCGTGCCAGTTGAACGTTGCGACGTCTGCGTCGTTGGCGCCGGCATCGCCGGGCTGAACGCGTTGTTCGTCGCCAGTCAATACCTGTCCAGCGATCAGAGAGTGATCCTGGTGGACCGTCGGGCGCGCGTGGGCGGAATGTGGGTCGACACGTACCCGTACGTGAGGCTGCATCAGCCGCATCCGATGTTCACCGCGGGAAACATCGGATGGACTCTCGGGGCCAAACCCGCGCACCTGGCGACCAAAGCCGAGGTGCTCGACCACTTCGCCCGCTGCGTCGACGTGATCAAGCAGCGGGCGCGCGTCGACGAGTTCTTCGGCTGGACAGTCGAGTCCCACGACGAGGCCGACGGAGTGGTGCGTGTCGCGTGCAAGGCGGCCGACGGCCGCCCTGCGGTGATCGAAGCCAAGCGGTTGATCAAGGCCCACGGGTTCGACATATCGCCGAACAAGCCGCTCGAGTTGTCCAGCGAGCGCGTGATCTCGGTCTCGCCCGACTACTGCGACATGCGATGCGACGAGATGCGCGCCAGTGACGCCCCGGTGTGGATCATCGGCGGCGGTAAGACGGCGATGGACACCGCGCACGCGTTGATCACCGAATATCCGGGCCGCGAGGTGAATTTGGTGGCAGGTTCCGGCACGTACTTCATGAGCCGGGACCGGCTGCTTCCGACCGGCGTCAGGCGGTATTGGGCGGGCACCTCCTTCGGCAAGCTCGGGCTGGAGATGGCCCGCCACTTCGACGGAACCAACGAGATGGCCGTCAAGCAATGGTTCCGCGACACCTACGGCACGTGGTTGACCCCCGAGACGGGCAACTTCCTCGCGGGTCTGCTGTCTGAGTCGGAGAACCGGACCATCGCGGCGGGCCTCAACGACGTAATCATGGACCACCTCGTCGACGCGGTCGACCGCAACGGCGACACCGATCTGGTCCTGCGGAGCGGCGCGACCAAGACCATCCAACCGGGCAGCTGGATCGTGAACTGTACGGGTTACCTCAACTACGACGACACGAAGGTCTACGAGCCGTATGTCTCGTCGAGCGGCGCGGTGCTGTCCATTCAGCCGCGGTCCGTGACGCTCCAGTTGACCTCGCTGATGGGCTATTTCATGACGCACCTGCTGATGCTGGACAAGATCACCGACATTCCGCTGTACGAACTCGATGCGATGGATCTGCGGCGCAAATCGAATGCGGCATTCGGCTTCACGCTTTTCACGCTTGCGATGTACAACATGGGCCTCATCGCCGGAGGAATCCCGAGGAAGGCGCTGACCGACTGCGGGGTCGATCCGAGCCATTGGTATCCGCTGCCGCGACGGTTGATCGACGTGGCGCAGTTCATGCTCGCGGGCCGTCGTGAGCGCGAGCGGCAACAGCGCACCCTCGACACCGTGCGGGAACGGTTCGGTGTCCGATGCGGGCCGCTGCCTATTACTTAG